The sequence GTATTCTGCCACCGCTGCAATTGCGTCGGCTCCAAACCGATAGTTTGAGCCCTTGAAATCTGTGAGCAGATCAACTGCCACTTGTCTCACATCAACACTCATTACCTACCCTCCCACACTGCGTTATGATCTTCTAATCACTTCAGCAAAATATTCCATATTCCTGCCTTCCATCCCGGCTGGTCACCCAAGGCCCTTCCCTCAAGGGGGTTCTAAGCAAGAAAAAAAGGCGTATACAGGGTCACGTAGAAATAGGTCTGTAACTGAAATCAGCATTCGAAGGCGGTGCTATTCATGGATAGAAAGTTTACCCAGGAGCTAGATCGCATTATCTCTGAACTACTGAAAATGGGACAAAATGCCGAAGATTACATCGACGATGCGGTACAGGCCCTGCGAACCAAGGACATAGAGGCTGCCAAGGAGCTAATCACCCGTGACGACATCATCGACAGCAGCCTCATCGTGATTGAAGACAGCCTCGTGCGCCTCGCCGGGATCAAGAGGATGTTACCCAAGGATGCCCGCACTCATCTGGCCATCGCCAAAATCGCCGGAGATTTGGAGCGAATAGGCGACTACGCCACCAATATCGCGGAGGTTGTGCTGCTGCTTAAGAACGAGGCATATATCAAACCGCTGGTCCACATTCCAGAGCTGTCCGATGTGGCCCTGTCGATGCTGCATACCGCGCTCAAGGCCTTTATTAACCAAGATGTCGATTTAGCTGACGCGGTATGCCGCAAAGACGACCAGGCCGATGACCTGCTGAGCGAAATCGAAGCTGAACTAATGGAGCTTGTTGGCCGAGGCGTTAACAGCAACCAAGCCAACCAAGCCTATGCCCTGATTACCGTGGCTCGACATCTGGAAAGAGTAGCGGACTTGGCTACCAATATCAGCGAAGAAACTATTTATATGGTAACCGGCAACCGGGTAAAGTACTAAACCTATGAAAAAAAGAGACCCGCTCCTACTGCTGCCTCTTAGGGGGAAGTAAGAGCGGGTCGATAACCCTTGTCACCCTGGTACTATCGAATTTTCTCTAGATAATACTGCGCCTCCCTGGCCATATGGTCGGGAACAAGGGGTGACAGCCAGCTCAAGATCCGACATTCGGTAAGTTGATCCCGCAAATACACCAGAAATCCTTGCCACTCCTGCATCTCTGCAATCACCTGAGCATTGAATTCCCTCAGTACCGGAAGGGGCTCCGGTTCCTTCCCAATCATGGTATCTATCTCTTCGGCCTTGAGATACAACTGGGCAAAGACCTGCTTGTACTCCATGGCGGTACCAATCAAAGATGTCTCCCGGCTGTCTAACCCAGCAGCAATGTAGGCGGCATGCCCCCAGGCATCGGGCAGCCACAACAGGTGCTCCTCCAACCAGCTCTGGGGTCGTTGGGGCTTGGGCCTTGACAGGATATCGACAAACTCCTCGGCCTCATTGATCATATGCTGCGTGAAGGTCGGTGGTTGGTTCAACGCAATCCGACAATGGAGTTGCCGCTCCAACAGCTCCCTCTTAAAGGCGATCAATTCATCGGTGGACGCCAACACCCTTCTTACCAAGGCAGGGGGTACACCGGGCGACCCAGTAACTCGCAACTCCTTCACTTCCTCATAGAGCTCCAGGAAGATACTCCTCAGCTCCAATACCCTCTTCACCAATGTCCCTTCGGTGGGGGATAGATTGACGAGGATAAACTGGGTGTGATCCCGCAGAATACCCAACCAAAAGGTCATCTCAGCTAGCAGTGTTCCTGTAAAAGAGCGATGGGCCATAGACTCGCCTCCAGACTTTGGGTTCACCTCAAATCTATGCGCCCAAAATCCGTAAGATGACACAAGTCCATGGCCCATTTTAACCCGACAGACAGCTACGCCTCAATTTCCAGCAACTGTTGTGTATCCTTGTCCAGCTGG is a genomic window of Bacillota bacterium containing:
- the phoU gene encoding phosphate signaling complex protein PhoU, whose translation is MDRKFTQELDRIISELLKMGQNAEDYIDDAVQALRTKDIEAAKELITRDDIIDSSLIVIEDSLVRLAGIKRMLPKDARTHLAIAKIAGDLERIGDYATNIAEVVLLLKNEAYIKPLVHIPELSDVALSMLHTALKAFINQDVDLADAVCRKDDQADDLLSEIEAELMELVGRGVNSNQANQAYALITVARHLERVADLATNISEETIYMVTGNRVKY
- a CDS encoding DUF2935 domain-containing protein; the encoded protein is MAHRSFTGTLLAEMTFWLGILRDHTQFILVNLSPTEGTLVKRVLELRSIFLELYEEVKELRVTGSPGVPPALVRRVLASTDELIAFKRELLERQLHCRIALNQPPTFTQHMINEAEEFVDILSRPKPQRPQSWLEEHLLWLPDAWGHAAYIAAGLDSRETSLIGTAMEYKQVFAQLYLKAEEIDTMIGKEPEPLPVLREFNAQVIAEMQEWQGFLVYLRDQLTECRILSWLSPLVPDHMAREAQYYLEKIR